The genomic region GGGGAATCTCTAAGCAGGCATCTCTTGGGTGAGGTCAGCTGATGTGCTGTGCTTGTGCTAGCTCAGTCAGCCTCTGgttgttttcttcctcccagGAATAAACTGTTTGGCAAGCATTGTGGTAAGACCATAGTAGGTGTGATTACAGGCTTGGTATTAAGCCATTTTTGCAATGTTAGTGTCTCTGCATTCTTGCTGACACCCTGATCCTGCCCAGAGTTCAGCTGCCCTTTTCCATGgtgccacagcttccctggaagCTCATGATGCTTAGCACTTTTTAGGAGGGTACCTTAAAAGTGCTCCAGATTTGCTTCTGGCCAAGTCTCTCATTTTAGAAACATTAGCAGCACTTCACCTAGTCCTCTAAGCGTGGCTTGTTTTGCagtttcttcctgcttttctttatgttttggaattttgtttctttaaagtGCATTTTATGAAATCCAAGCatgttctttctcctttctcaatAGCTTTCTAGCACTTAAGCTAACAggttgtatttattttattctgcatgCTTACCAGTGGATCGTAAAGGTGGGAATGCTCATATGACCGCACCCTCTTCAGTTAATAGCCGAACCTTTAATGCTAGTCATACCGGTATGTTAGGTCACGCATGTAAGCATAAGAAGCCTTTATCAGCTGCCAAAGCCTGCATTACTGAAATCCTCCCTTCTAAATTCAAACCCAAACTAGCAGCTCCAGCTATTCTTGTGCAGGACAAGACGGGTATCTTGCTGTCTCATGAGAAAGCTCAAAGCTGCGAAAACCTTCGTAGCTCTACTGCCTTGTTTGATAATAAAAAGGCTTTCATGGTAGACATAGGGGAAAGCATAGAAAACATCTTGATGAAGTCGAAGCAAGAGTATGCCATTAAATCTGGCAGTACCATGAGCCTGCAGGAGTATGGCACCGACTCTAGGAAAGGCTACCTGTTCGCTGCCTCCAGAAAGAGTGGGGTGGAGTTTACAACACTCTATAAAGATATGCACCAGATCAACCGGTCCAGGATCCATTTGGACACAGTTTCCTCCTGCAGCGTGAAGGATATTGCATCTCAGTTTGAGAATGAAGCGAAGGACAGGATGGAGCACAGCCTTAGTCGAGAGGATTCAGAGCAGATCCCCAAAGACACCGTTTCCTCCCGTATCAGTGCCTTTGAGCAGCTGATCCAGAGATCCCGATCAATGCCCTCACTTGACTTTTCCATCgcacaaaacaaacccaccacTTCTCTTCAGTCTAAAACTTGTCTGAGTGCTGCATACTCTGCAGAAATTCTTCTGGATTTGTCAAAAGCACACCAAGAAGAAAAGGATGTTCCCAGCTTTGCAGATAAATCGTCCCGCTCCTGCAGCAATGTGGAAGACACAGCTTCGGATGTCAGTGACATCATCCCTATGGACACACTTTCAGCTTGCACTGATGAGATAGATCTTCTCTCAAATGCCTCCAAtgacagtggcagcagcagcggcaaCCTGAATGGGCCTCAGAAGCATAAAACCAACAGATGCAAAGGCTCATGCCCAGCTTCCTACACCAGGTTCACTACCATCCGAAGGCATGAACAGCAGCAGGCCTCCAGGCACCCTGATTCCAAAGGAGATGTCTATGGGGACAGGCACATGCTCCCCAGAAATGTCTACCTAATGAGCCCGCTCCCATTCCGATTGAAAAAgcccttccaacacaaatccTGCAGAACTCCGCCCCCAGACTGCCTGGcaagcctggcagtgcccagccctgagaaTCCAGACGACCCCATACAGCTGCAGGGGAGTGTAGGGAACAAGAGTCACCACTCCCTGCACCAACCTTGCTCCAGAAGCGGTCCTCTTGCTCCCCGGCGCCTGTCCTCCTTTGACATTGTGGAGAGGCTTGGCTACTTCCCCACCATGGGATCTAGCCGGGATAGCTTCATGGGCCGGGCTGACATTCCTGACTCCTTAAACAATGGGAACCCTGTTTCATATGCCCTCTACCACAGCCTGGACACAAACAACAACCCGCAAAGTGAACTTGGGACGTACCTAGGAGGTGGTTTTTGTGTTCTTTACCAGTGTTCCTTTATCTGTCTTCTTTCTTCcattctcctcttttcttccacATCCCTTGCATTTCTATGTCCCACCTTTACATTCCCTGACTCTCTGGTTTTCTCCCCCTAGTGTGTCTAATGTCCTTTTGTGTGTCTTGCTGAGCAGTTTTGTTCAGGGCTCGTTAACAGCTGCACTTCTGAGAAACAATTTCTGTTGCATTTCTAATCACATCAGGTTCAGTTTATCTCTCAAATGGCTCTGGGGAATGCAAGAATCTCAACATGAGATAATTTCTAGTCCTGTATCATTTACACACATGGGAATTATAAACCAAACCCAGATGATTTGCTTTAAGGAGTAGTTTCTCAAGGTCTAGTtgcgtgtgtgcgtgtgtgtatTAAACTTTTATCAACAGTAAAGTGCCAAATCATACTTTGATGACAGTGAATCTTTTCTTCACAAAGTCCTTCTATGTCTTTACTCTTTCCTGTATCATTATTTTCTCCCTGTTCTTGGATCTTTGTCCACATGTAGAgcccaaaagggaaaaaaatgaaaatggataAATAATCAACATCTGATTGGCAATTTGGTCAATGACAATTGAGAATTCTTACTGTCATAATGGAAacaaattgtttaaaaatatttctttttttcctttctggttaTGCTAGATAAATCCATGTGTATTTTAACTTCCTTATGTTGTTTTGAAGTAGATTCAGAATCACCAAGGCATTTTGCACCAGTTGATTACATGGAAACTCCAGAAGAAATCCTCCGCAGGCGGTATGATGATAAAGAGGTAATGCCCTCCTTTATGGCTTTGTAACAGTAGTAGCAGCTCCACATACAAGAAATACAGCATTCAGCCTTGCATAAGGATAGCTTGTAGGTCCATGGCTCTGTGTCCGGGAAGTTAGAGTAACAAGCAGTACCTAGTGTGTTTTACTTTCAATACTCTCTGCCACTGATTTGCTGTGTAATGTGTATAGTCCAGTTCAGCTTGTTTCAAATAAACTTGATAGCTCTTATCAATTGCACAAAGATACATACAGAGGCTTTAAGTAATATAAAAATGTTGGAAATGTATGTGAGAAGTGGTACAACACCCTAGTACTTGCAGAAAAAGATTGGTAATCTGTAATTGTTCTTCATGCTAGCAACTTGAGTCAGTATTAATCAAACTGGTGAAAACACTATTATTCCTGTAGTGGTCCTCAAGTTTTAAACAGTGAGTGCAAGATATTTTAAGCTATCAGAAATTGGTAAGTTTTCCCCGAGTGCAAACTAGAATACTCTTTATGGTGTCTGAAATTGTTGTCAACAGAACGTAGCGGTCCTTTTTGAAATGGCTGGGTAACAGTGGGACAAACTGAAATAATAGGAAAGCCACATAGACTTTTCAGCACTGAGTGTATTCAAGCTGAGTTAAAGAAGTTATGAAGTGCTTGCTTTCCTGGAAGATGGAACTAATTTCCCTTGCTGGTGGGGGGCGGGGGCTAAGTTTTGCTTTTAGTGTTAACTTTCTGAGTTCAGATAATGTTTATACATGCTTTGAAATATGGTAAAACCTGTTCTTAATTCCTGTGtgaaaaatggtattttgcTGTCTTCTCCTGTGAAAGTTAGTAATTTCTCCACTTCAAAATGCAGCATGAAAACTCACATAAGGTAAAAATCCTGGATTCAGTATGACCTTCTGGTTTCAAATGCGTTAGCACACAGCTGAACTCTTCAGCCTACAGTCAGCCCCAGAAAGTGGAAGAATCCTTCTGCGCACATGCACAAGAATGCATGTTTCCATTTAACGCGCCAGAGACTTTagaaatccaaaataatttttaggtgtttatttactttattttgcaAAGTGTGTTACATGAGCCCAGAAGAAGTACAGGAGAACCTGAATGTGGTTAGGCACTCTCCCAAGCTCTTGGCAAGGCTTAGGAGAATTTGGTGCCTTGAAACTCAATGGGCTGATTCAGGTCTCTTGGAAGTCAATGAGAGATACTTCTTTTTGGTGGAAGGGGGTTTGGATCAGGTCTCTGCATTATCAGCAATCTTCTTAGAAGCTCCTAACACCTGCCCAAGACTTAGAAAAACTCCTCATTGACTTCCATCAGCTTTGGATCAGATCCTCTGTATGAGCTAGATTTCAGTTATGCCATAATGATGATGTACCTTCTGTGTTTGTAAAATCAAAGGGTATTGCTTAGTTAGTAGAAACAATATTTGATACTGAACTGCAAAGCCCCAGGTATTTGCAGGGAACTCAGGAATCTTAAGTCAAATTTATGGCAGCTTTTCAATGCCTTTAACTAGATGATTTACTGCCCATTTTATGCAATTTTATGGCAGAAACTTTTAGAGGACCAGAGACGGCTTAAACGTGAGCAAGAAGAAGCTGATATTGCCGCTAGAAGGCACACAGGGGTTATTCCAACGCACCATCAGTTTATCACTAATGAACGATTTGGGGACCTCCTAAATGTAGACGATACTGCAAAGAGGAAATCTGGGTCAGAGGTCTGTTTTAGTTACCTCAGTCTGCTGCTTGACCCAAAGCAATAATTGCCTCTCACAATGTTGTGCTTTAGGCCGACATTAGCTCTTCAGAGAATGTcgtttgttgttttttttccaccttcccctttcccattcTGGCTTCATTTAGATCTGCTTTGACTTTTATGCCTGGTAAATTAATTGATATCTCTATACCAAGCTGCATATATTAAAGCATGCCTGCTGAGAATTGCTGGTGCACACCTGTGATGCATGCCTTTAAATATCAGCTACTTAGTCAATCAAAGGCATTCTACATCTTTTGCATCATATTGCTACATTGTCTTCTTGTCTGTGCCTTATGCTTAGAAACTTCATGTCTTGTTGATCCTGGCCATGTGGCTGCCACAtagttgtgggtttttttagaaatacattGTTTCTTCTCTTGAAATATGCTTAACGTTCTTtagaaacattcagaaaaaaagtctcaGCATGTTTCACTGCATTCAACTTGGCTGGACTTTCTGAAAGAGACAAAGGAGGAGGTACATATTTCTTCCATGAGCCCAAGGCACTTTGCTGGAGGGCTGGATGTTGTGTCCAGGTGTTATGGCCAAATGCCTTTCCTGCCTCACGTGGATTGCTGCTGGGCTcttgagagcagctctgtgtccccagaggtACTGCACTGTGGTGGTGGGTGAGGTGCTCACCATATGGATGGAGTGCACCTGTCTGCCCTTTAGTTTCAAATGCTCTGGAGCCTCATCAATGTGACTGCTTTGTATTTTATGCTCTCTTACCAAACTTACTGGAAAATTGTCTGAATTTTCTGTGCCCTTTAGAAAATTAGCCAAGTGAACCTTTTAGAGCCCAGGCCTGCTGTCAACATACATTTGGATTCTTTAGCCActgaagactttttttaaatgtgtgccAAATTTATTCATATTTCCCTTTCACCTTTGTCTCTTTCCTACCAATTGATACAGAGTACATGGGTCACATTGCAGTATTCAGCAGGGCCAGATAATAATCAATAAGAGCCACATCAAATAATATCCTACTGTTTTTCCCAGCTagtaaattttgttttttcattcaAGTGTCAAGAGAAATTTGGTTCTGGAGCCCCAGTAACTGTAGTTACTGGATCAGCTTTCATTCATCAGGGTTAGTCACATTAAAAGTTGACTGCTGTTACTTCCATTTCCTGTAGAACTCCTAATTATTGCTATGCCAGAAGTTGGCACTTTGTGTCCTGATGGGAGATGCCCATCCAGCATATTTGGACTGTAATACCAGTTGCACGCAAGCTTGTAGCAGAATACCTGCATTCAATTTCCTCCCCATGCTAATCTTAGCTGTAGAAAAGTTTGGGTGATTTTCCTCAGAAGAGGGTTGAAAacctaattattattttaatatattgattttttttttatttaatctccAGATGAGACCTGCTAGAGCCAAGTTTGACTTTAAAGCACAGACACTAAAGTAAGTACAGCTTGTTGCTCCTACCTGGAgtgttcttcctctgctttttccctTAGGATGCAGCATTTTTGAAGTGTCATGTAATTGGATTCATGTTTTAGGGTGTCTTTCCAGTTCCCAAAGCAAAGTTGTCCATAGTAAGGCAGGGAAAAGTAATATGAACCTTGCAGATCATATCATCTAAAGGACCTTtagaaaaatgtcttctttcTCAGTGCATCTCTATCCCCCATGATTTTTAGGACAAACCTGCATTCTTTACTGCAACAAGTGAGTGCTCTGCCCTGTGGGTAGGTGGAGCCACAGGAGAAGAGCATCCTTTTCACTGTGCACAGGGTAGCCCATGGGCAGAAGTTAAACAGACGCCCAGCTCTAAGCTTGGCGTTTTCCTGATTCAGCACAAAGAAGTGTGCAGAGTGGTTACTGCTCTCCGGGCATCTATGGATACATCAGCAGATGTTTCAGATGTCAACGTTGTGCCTCCAAGCCCTGTTGTGGTCCTTTGGGTGAATCCCATGGCACTACTTGTTCTTTTTAGAGAAGACTGCTGTGAAGAGAAGGCCTGGAAAAGCCTCTGTGTCAGCATGAGCCTGGAGAAGCTCTCATTTTAATATTGCtagagagggaagaaagaagagcagAATTCAGTGAAGGACCTCCATGAATGATCTAATGTcctgagaatattttttatatgtTCTACAGGTGATGATTTGTAATAATTTAAATAGCATCTCCCCAGCACCTGTAATAAAGCTGAGGAAGATTAGGTGTAGCTGTTGTGTCCATTGAGTAGAACATACCAGAGTGCCAGACAAAAGTAAAGCAGAGCTTGTAAAAATCATCTTGGAAAAGACTATGTTGCTTATTTTCCTCTCGGGACCCAAGTGGTAAGTTTATGAGCCTAGTACAAGCTGGCCACAGTTCCTCAAGCTGCAGACATTCATAATTTTAGCACTGAAGCCTGTGGATTGAAATTCCAATTTTTAACCCAGCTGAGGTCAGTGACTGCTCAACCATAGGCTGACCATCAGTGTAATCATTGCAGGATGAACTTCACCATGTGAGTATGTTAATCTAATCAGCAGACTAGCTCCGATTAAAATCATATGTCTCTTTGGAAGGTGTTTGAGACGTGACTATTTCAAAACTTGAATTGAGGGCTGCCCATCATATCCAACATGGAAAGTAGCCAGTGTCATATTTGACTTGAGCTTTACCCCATTGCTTCTGGAGAGCATGTAGTTATTAGGGCCCTCACAAGGCCAACTTTTTTAACAGAATGCCCAAAGAAGAAGAGAAGTCTTGCACATCACAATATGAACAAAGTAATCCTCAACAATTAGCTTGTGCTTTGGGTGGAGCATGATGTGTATCAACATGCTGATGGACACCTTGGTACCTAGGGATTGCTGGACAGAAAAAGAACACATCTGTTCTCCTCCAGTGAAGTTCTGATGGAGTGCTTGTGTTGTTAACAGGGAACTTCCTCTGCAAAAAGGAGATATTGTTTACATTTACAAGCAGATTGACCAGAACTGGCTCGAAGGTGAACACCATGGCAGAGTTGGCATCTTCCCACGATCATATATAGAGGTAGCTGCTTTCCTTGCAGGTGTTCTCTTTGTCCGCTCCCTTTCTGCCCGAGACCAGTTTATGGGCTTCGTGTGTGAGACTTAGCTGATTCTCTTTGTTCATTCTAGTTCCTTCCACCGGCTGAGAAGGCTCAACCCAAAAAGCCATTACCATTGCAAGTATTGGAATATGGAGATGCTATTGCTAAGTTCAACTTCAATGGGGATACCCAAGTGGAAATGTCCTTCAGAAAGGTAGGACTTCTGTTGTGTTGATTAATTGAATCCAGACATGATGATGTTTTTTAGC from Camarhynchus parvulus chromosome 6, STF_HiC, whole genome shotgun sequence harbors:
- the LOC115905384 gene encoding sorbin and SH3 domain-containing protein 1-like isoform X5, giving the protein MSFLIFISSFPSSAFHQPPKKIWDYTPGDCSILTREDRKSDLEKDLYLYQTELEADLEKMEKLYKAPHKKPQKNTAGVTPLETSTDHSSYSTYSPNYHAVKRESELAVGDPAALENERQIYKSVLEGGDIPFQGLSGLKRPSSSASTKVDRKGGNAHMTAPSSVNSRTFNASHTGMLGHACKHKKPLSAAKACITEILPSKFKPKLAAPAILVQDKTGILLSHEKAQSCENLRSSTALFDNKKAFMVDIGESIENILMKSKQEYAIKSGSTMSLQEYGTDSRKGYLFAASRKSGVEFTTLYKDMHQINRSRIHLDTVSSCSVKDIASQFENEAKDRMEHSLSREDSEQIPKDTVSSRISAFEQLIQRSRSMPSLDFSIAQNKPTTSLQSKTCLSAAYSAEILLDLSKAHQEEKDVPSFADKSSRSCSNVEDTASDVSDIIPMDTLSACTDEIDLLSNASNDSGSSSGNLNGPQKHKTNRCKGSCPASYTRFTTIRRHEQQQASRHPDSKGDVYGDRHMLPRNVYLMSPLPFRLKKPFQHKSCRTPPPDCLASLAVPSPENPDDPIQLQGSVGNKSHHSLHQPCSRSGPLAPRRLSSFDIVERLGYFPTMGSSRDSFMGRADIPDSLNNGNPVSYALYHSLDTNNNPQSELGTYLGDSESPRHFAPVDYMETPEEILRRRYDDKEKLLEDQRRLKREQEEADIAARRHTGVIPTHHQFITNERFGDLLNVDDTAKRKSGSEMRPARAKFDFKAQTLKELPLQKGDIVYIYKQIDQNWLEGEHHGRVGIFPRSYIEFLPPAEKAQPKKPLPLQVLEYGDAIAKFNFNGDTQVEMSFRKGERITLIRRVDENWYEGRISGTSRQGIFPVTYVEVLKRPVVKNAIDYPDPPVSLSPSRSMTASPQQPQAQQQGASPERSQTPRDIVSYQALYSYTPQNDDELELRDGDIVDVMEKCDDGWFVGTSRRTRQFGTFPGNYVKLLYL
- the LOC115905384 gene encoding sorbin and SH3 domain-containing protein 1-like isoform X3; the encoded protein is MSSEHEEIDVAKTVVNGLTSNGQEKEMDPTKVCSGKGAVTLRATPSYEGNQNVASPCPQDAEQPESLEPENSETDDWRSSSNTDANGDAQPSSLAAKGYRSVRPNLSSESKPQDPGPVLNEVPQPGTDYPTSITSISKSASAYPSTTIVNPTIVLLQHNREQQKRLSSLADSVPDRLVSDRVDSALLRDKPAQEAVPSEKRAVEEKRSTVRSPPYMADTSVDDIGIPLRNTDRSKDWYKTMFKQIHKLNRDEDSDSFSPRYSYSEDSRTQVPRSKSEMDNIDSEKVVKRSATLPLPNRASSLKSSPERTDWEPPDKKVDTRKYRAEPRSIYDYQPGKSSVLNNEKMSDLEKDLYLYQTELEADLEKMEKLYKAPHKKPQKNTAGVTPLETSTDHSSYSTYSPNYHAVKRESELAVGDPAALENERQIYKSVLEGGDIPFQGLSGLKRPSSSASTKVDRKGGNAHMTAPSSVNSRTFNASHTGMLGHACKHKKPLSAAKACITEILPSKFKPKLAAPAILVQDKTGILLSHEKAQSCENLRSSTALFDNKKAFMVDIGESIENILMKSKQEYAIKSGSTMSLQEYGTDSRKGYLFAASRKSGVEFTTLYKDMHQINRSRIHLDTVSSCSVKDIASQFENEAKDRMEHSLSREDSEQIPKDTVSSRISAFEQLIQRSRSMPSLDFSIAQNKPTTSLQSKTCLSAAYSAEILLDLSKAHQEEKDVPSFADKSSRSCSNVEDTASDVSDIIPMDTLSACTDEIDLLSNASNDSGSSSGNLNGPQKHKTNRCKGSCPASYTRFTTIRRHEQQQASRHPDSKGDVYGDRHMLPRNVYLMSPLPFRLKKPFQHKSCRTPPPDCLASLAVPSPENPDDPIQLQGSVGNKSHHSLHQPCSRSGPLAPRRLSSFDIVERLGYFPTMGSSRDSFMGRADIPDSLNNGNPVSYALYHSLDTNNNPQSELGTYLGDSESPRHFAPVDYMETPEEILRRRYDDKEKLLEDQRRLKREQEEADIAARRHTGVIPTHHQFITNERFGDLLNVDDTAKRKSGSEMRPARAKFDFKAQTLKELPLQKGDIVYIYKQIDQNWLEGEHHGRVGIFPRSYIEFLPPAEKAQPKKPLPLQVLEYGDAIAKFNFNGDTQVEMSFRKGERITLIRRVDENWYEGRISGTSRQGIFPVTYVEVLKRPVVKNAIDYPDPPVSLSPSRSMTASPQPSHHSLRAGPDLTESEKSYVQPQAQQQGASPERSQTPRDIVSYQALYSYTPQNDDELELRDGDIVDVMEKCDDGWFVGTSRRTRQFGTFPGNYVKLLYL
- the LOC115905384 gene encoding sorbin and SH3 domain-containing protein 1-like isoform X4, producing MSFLIFISSFPSSAFHQPPKKIWDYTPGDCSILTREDRKSDLEKDLYLYQTELEADLEKMEKLYKAPHKKPQKNTAGVTPLETSTDHSSYSTYSPNYHAVKRESELAVGDPAALENERQIYKSVLEGGDIPFQGLSGLKRPSSSASTKVDRKGGNAHMTAPSSVNSRTFNASHTGMLGHACKHKKPLSAAKACITEILPSKFKPKLAAPAILVQDKTGILLSHEKAQSCENLRSSTALFDNKKAFMVDIGESIENILMKSKQEYAIKSGSTMSLQEYGTDSRKGYLFAASRKSGVEFTTLYKDMHQINRSRIHLDTVSSCSVKDIASQFENEAKDRMEHSLSREDSEQIPKDTVSSRISAFEQLIQRSRSMPSLDFSIAQNKPTTSLQSKTCLSAAYSAEILLDLSKAHQEEKDVPSFADKSSRSCSNVEDTASDVSDIIPMDTLSACTDEIDLLSNASNDSGSSSGNLNGPQKHKTNRCKGSCPASYTRFTTIRRHEQQQASRHPDSKGDVYGDRHMLPRNVYLMSPLPFRLKKPFQHKSCRTPPPDCLASLAVPSPENPDDPIQLQGSVGNKSHHSLHQPCSRSGPLAPRRLSSFDIVERLGYFPTMGSSRDSFMGRADIPDSLNNGNPVSYALYHSLDTNNNPQSELGTYLGDSESPRHFAPVDYMETPEEILRRRYDDKEKLLEDQRRLKREQEEADIAARRHTGVIPTHHQFITNERFGDLLNVDDTAKRKSGSEMRPARAKFDFKAQTLKELPLQKGDIVYIYKQIDQNWLEGEHHGRVGIFPRSYIEFLPPAEKAQPKKPLPLQVLEYGDAIAKFNFNGDTQVEMSFRKGERITLIRRVDENWYEGRISGTSRQGIFPVTYVEVLKRPVVKNAIDYPDPPVSLSPSRSMTASPQPSHHSLRAGPDLTESEKSYVQPQAQQQGASPERSQTPRDIVSYQALYSYTPQNDDELELRDGDIVDVMEKCDDGWFVGTSRRTRQFGTFPGNYVKLLYL